The following are encoded in a window of Pseudomonas sp. St316 genomic DNA:
- a CDS encoding alpha-E domain-containing protein, whose amino-acid sequence MLSRTASDLYWMSRYLERAENLARMLDVSYSLSLMPQDGRGDGLHELAMPLLITGTLDDYLERHGELHAERLLHFFALEAANPASIYSCLGAARASAHAVRGRITADMWENINATWLEIRGIAEQGLNRYGMSRFCEWIKERSHLFRGATYGTIMRNDAFRFIRLGTFIERADNTLRLLDARYEMAGDQADTVSDGTAHAYYQWSALLRALSSFEAYTEIYRDAPGSRHVAELLLLRADVPRSLRACTEEINQILASLPGTNGRQAQRLAAEMDARLRYTGINEILDGGLHAWLTEFIPLVRELGNAIHSSYLEVI is encoded by the coding sequence ATGCTGAGTAGAACCGCCTCGGACCTGTACTGGATGTCGCGCTACCTGGAGCGCGCGGAAAACCTCGCACGGATGCTCGACGTCAGCTATTCGTTGTCACTGATGCCCCAGGACGGGCGTGGCGACGGCCTGCACGAGCTGGCCATGCCATTGCTGATCACCGGCACGCTGGATGATTACCTGGAGCGACACGGTGAGCTGCACGCCGAACGCCTGCTGCATTTCTTTGCCCTGGAAGCAGCCAACCCGGCCAGTATCTACAGCTGCCTCGGCGCCGCGCGAGCCAGTGCCCACGCGGTACGTGGGCGAATCACCGCCGACATGTGGGAGAACATCAACGCCACCTGGCTGGAAATTCGCGGTATCGCCGAGCAAGGCTTGAATCGCTACGGCATGAGCCGTTTCTGTGAGTGGATCAAGGAGCGATCCCACCTGTTTCGCGGTGCAACCTACGGCACCATCATGCGCAACGACGCGTTCCGCTTCATTCGCCTGGGGACCTTCATCGAAAGGGCCGACAACACCCTGCGCTTGCTCGACGCCCGCTACGAAATGGCCGGTGACCAGGCCGACACGGTCAGCGATGGCACGGCCCACGCGTATTACCAATGGAGCGCCTTGTTGCGGGCCTTGTCGTCCTTCGAGGCCTACACCGAGATCTACCGTGACGCCCCGGGCTCTCGCCATGTGGCTGAGTTGCTGCTGTTGCGCGCCGATGTGCCGCGTTCGCTGCGCGCCTGTACCGAAGAAATCAACCAGATCCTCGCGAGCCTGCCGGGCACCAACGGTCGGCAGGCACAACGGTTGGCGGCGGAAATGGACGCACGCCTGCGCTACACCGGCATCAATGAAATCCTCGACGGGGGCCTGCATGCCTGGCTCACCGAATTCATCCCACTGGTCCGTGAACTGGGCAATGCCATTCACAGTTCCTACCTGGAGGTCATATGA
- a CDS encoding transglutaminase family protein, producing MRLSISHETAYHYEDQVRASIQYLRLTPHDSERQHVLSWQLDLPRPVRAQLDPFGNILHVLTLDEPHETVIIGARGQVDIDPSREAEHESQSALPFLRFTRLTEADEALRTFAAQQCQQRRDRTALIDLMHGLNQHMIYTPGTTEVETSAAQAFAGRSGVCQDHTHAFLACARSLGVPARYVSGYLFSEESEHLASHAWAEAWLDDAWYSFDVTNQLARPERHLKLAVGLDYLDACPVRGMRRGGGCEQMHAKLVVTPAPVITVQQQ from the coding sequence ATGAGACTCTCGATCAGCCATGAAACGGCCTACCACTATGAAGATCAGGTGCGCGCCAGCATCCAGTACCTGCGCCTGACGCCCCACGACAGCGAACGCCAGCATGTGCTGAGCTGGCAGCTGGATTTGCCACGGCCGGTGCGGGCGCAGCTGGACCCGTTCGGCAACATCCTTCACGTACTGACCCTGGACGAACCCCACGAAACGGTCATCATCGGCGCCCGCGGACAGGTGGATATCGATCCGTCGCGTGAAGCCGAGCACGAGAGCCAGTCAGCGCTGCCGTTCCTGCGCTTCACCCGGTTGACCGAGGCGGACGAGGCCCTTCGAACCTTCGCCGCGCAGCAGTGCCAGCAGCGTCGCGATCGCACGGCGCTGATCGACCTGATGCACGGGCTGAACCAGCACATGATCTACACCCCCGGCACCACTGAGGTGGAGACCAGTGCGGCCCAGGCTTTCGCCGGTCGTAGCGGGGTGTGCCAGGATCACACCCACGCCTTCCTCGCCTGCGCCCGCAGCCTGGGGGTGCCGGCGCGGTATGTCTCGGGGTATCTGTTCAGCGAAGAGAGCGAACACCTGGCAAGCCATGCCTGGGCGGAGGCCTGGCTTGACGACGCCTGGTACAGCTTTGACGTGACCAACCAACTGGCCCGTCCGGAGCGACACCTGAAGCTGGCTGTGGGCCTGGATTACCTGGATGCCTGCCCGGTGCGTGGCATGCGCCGCGGCGGCGGTTGCGAGCAGATGCATGCCAAGCTGGTCGTGACACCGGCGCCGGTAATCACGGTGCAACAACAATAA
- a CDS encoding YkgJ family cysteine cluster protein: MKCREGCGACCIAPSISSPIPGMPQGKPAGERCAQLSVDNLCRIFGQPERPAVCSAFEADIEVCGSSSEEAIRLIGWWEQITAA; this comes from the coding sequence GTGAAATGCCGTGAAGGCTGTGGCGCCTGTTGCATCGCCCCCTCCATCAGCTCACCTATCCCTGGCATGCCCCAAGGCAAACCGGCGGGAGAACGTTGCGCGCAATTGTCGGTCGATAACCTGTGCCGGATCTTCGGCCAGCCGGAGCGTCCGGCAGTGTGCTCGGCGTTCGAGGCCGATATCGAGGTTTGCGGCAGCAGCAGTGAAGAGGCCATCCGGCTGATCGGTTGGTGGGAACAAATCACGGCAGCGTAA
- a CDS encoding START domain-containing protein, with amino-acid sequence MGSLHRMAVLCGLTVLLATATAQAEDWQVAKEKDGIKVSLSEVTGSKYKAYRGVTVMKTTMAKLRALQEDVPGACAWIHECKSQKLLKHEGNQSWTYTRFNTPWPVTARDSVLEVTTEEGADGSLTRKLKGVPKYLPEEQGFVRVTQVDGFWKFTPKGADQIEVTYQVHTEPGGDVPSWLANKFVVDAPFNTLKALKERAEN; translated from the coding sequence ATGGGTTCGCTGCATCGTATGGCTGTGTTGTGTGGGTTGACCGTATTGCTGGCAACGGCCACCGCTCAGGCAGAGGATTGGCAGGTTGCCAAGGAAAAGGACGGTATCAAGGTTTCCCTCAGTGAGGTGACGGGCTCCAAATACAAGGCCTACCGTGGCGTGACGGTGATGAAAACCACCATGGCCAAGCTGCGGGCCCTGCAGGAAGACGTTCCCGGCGCCTGCGCCTGGATTCATGAATGCAAGAGCCAGAAACTGCTCAAGCACGAAGGTAATCAGAGCTGGACCTACACCCGGTTCAACACGCCATGGCCGGTGACGGCTCGGGACTCGGTGCTGGAAGTCACCACCGAGGAGGGCGCCGATGGCAGCCTGACCCGCAAGCTCAAGGGCGTGCCGAAATACCTGCCTGAAGAGCAAGGGTTCGTGCGAGTGACCCAGGTTGACGGTTTCTGGAAGTTCACGCCAAAGGGCGCTGACCAGATCGAAGTGACCTACCAGGTCCACACCGAACCAGGGGGGGACGTACCGTCCTGGCTGGCGAACAAGTTCGTGGTGGATGCGCCGTTCAACACCTTGAAAGCCCTGAAGGAACGCGCCGAAAACTGA
- a CDS encoding cytochrome c → MKALIVFGALLLSTPLYAAQLVLELGASTRTWQTEELLKHPDAQTVRIADDVSYKKPMSYRAVPLTALLTGVQADDHLQAVALDGFAAEMPAAPLLNKSGARAWLAIEDPAKPWPSLGEGKHSAGPFYLVWTDPQAGHISPEQWPYAVATIKRLPAVAERFPALLPAPNLAKDDPVNKGFELFQKNCLACHRLNGAGDAQFGPDLNIPFNPTEYFSGDFLKRYIRDPQAMRHWPQGKMPGFSAAVLPDSELDLLVGYLKHMAGRKTPQGQ, encoded by the coding sequence TTGAAAGCTCTTATTGTGTTCGGGGCGCTGCTGCTCAGCACGCCCCTTTACGCCGCGCAACTGGTGCTGGAGTTGGGCGCGAGCACGCGCACCTGGCAAACCGAAGAACTGCTCAAGCACCCGGACGCTCAAACGGTCCGGATCGCTGATGACGTTTCCTACAAGAAACCGATGAGCTATCGAGCCGTACCGCTGACGGCACTGTTGACGGGCGTCCAAGCGGACGACCATCTACAAGCCGTTGCCCTGGATGGCTTCGCTGCCGAAATGCCCGCGGCACCGTTACTCAACAAGAGTGGGGCCCGGGCCTGGCTGGCGATCGAGGACCCGGCCAAGCCCTGGCCGTCGCTGGGGGAAGGCAAGCACAGCGCCGGGCCTTTCTACCTGGTCTGGACCGATCCGCAGGCGGGTCACATCAGCCCGGAGCAATGGCCCTACGCAGTGGCGACCATCAAGCGTCTTCCGGCCGTGGCCGAACGTTTCCCGGCGCTGCTCCCGGCGCCCAACCTGGCCAAGGACGACCCGGTCAATAAAGGTTTCGAGCTGTTCCAGAAAAACTGCCTGGCGTGTCATCGGCTCAATGGCGCAGGCGACGCTCAGTTCGGCCCTGACCTGAACATTCCTTTCAACCCGACCGAATACTTCTCCGGGGATTTCCTCAAGCGCTACATTCGCGACCCGCAAGCGATGCGTCACTGGCCCCAGGGCAAGATGCCCGGGTTCTCGGCAGCGGTGCTGCCGGATTCGGAGCTGGATTTGCTGGTGGGTTACTTGAAGCATATGGCCGGACGTAAAACACCGCAGGGCCAGTAG
- a CDS encoding acetyl-CoA C-acetyltransferase: MTQALIFDAVRTPRGKGKADGALHSVKPVNLMGGLLSALQQRMDLDTRQVDDIVLGCVTPVGEQGADIAKTAALVANWDVSVAGVQLNRFCASGLEAVNLAAMKVRSGFEDLVVAGGVESMSRVPMGSDGGAWALDPQSNLHGHFVPQGIGADLIATLEGFSREDVDGYALHSQQKAARARADGSFNKSLVAVRDQNGIVLLDHDEFIRADSTLEGLGKLKPSFEAMGQMGFDGTALSVYSHVERIHHVHTPGNSSGIVDGAALMLIGSEAKGRAMGLQPRARIVATAVTSTDPTIMLTGPAPATRKALAKAGLRVEDIDLFEVNEAFASVVLKFIKDMAIDPAKVNVNGGSIAMGHPLGATGCAILGTLLDELEVRRLRYGLATLCVGGGMGIATVIERL; this comes from the coding sequence ATGACCCAAGCTTTGATTTTCGACGCAGTACGCACGCCCCGTGGCAAGGGCAAGGCCGATGGCGCCTTGCACAGCGTCAAGCCGGTGAACCTGATGGGTGGTTTGCTCAGCGCCTTGCAGCAGCGCATGGACCTGGACACCCGCCAGGTCGATGACATCGTGCTCGGTTGCGTGACCCCGGTGGGTGAACAGGGGGCCGATATCGCCAAGACCGCTGCGCTGGTGGCCAACTGGGATGTCAGCGTGGCGGGCGTGCAGCTCAATCGGTTTTGCGCCTCGGGCCTGGAGGCGGTGAACCTGGCGGCCATGAAGGTGCGTTCCGGGTTCGAAGACCTGGTGGTGGCCGGCGGCGTCGAGTCCATGTCCCGGGTGCCCATGGGCAGCGATGGCGGTGCTTGGGCGCTGGACCCGCAATCCAACCTGCACGGTCACTTCGTTCCCCAGGGCATCGGCGCCGATCTGATCGCCACGCTGGAAGGCTTCAGCCGTGAGGATGTCGACGGTTATGCGCTGCATTCCCAGCAAAAAGCGGCGCGCGCCCGGGCTGACGGTTCGTTCAATAAATCCCTGGTCGCGGTGCGGGACCAGAATGGCATCGTGCTGCTTGACCACGACGAATTCATCCGCGCCGACTCCACGCTCGAAGGCCTGGGCAAGCTCAAGCCGAGTTTCGAAGCCATGGGCCAGATGGGCTTCGATGGCACGGCGTTGAGCGTCTACAGCCATGTCGAACGAATCCATCACGTGCACACGCCGGGCAACAGTTCCGGCATCGTCGACGGTGCGGCGCTGATGTTGATCGGTTCCGAAGCCAAGGGGCGCGCCATGGGCCTGCAACCCCGGGCGCGAATCGTCGCCACCGCTGTCACCAGTACCGACCCGACCATCATGCTCACCGGCCCGGCGCCGGCTACCCGCAAGGCCCTGGCCAAGGCCGGGTTGCGGGTGGAGGACATCGACCTGTTCGAAGTCAACGAAGCCTTCGCCTCGGTGGTGCTCAAATTCATCAAGGACATGGCTATAGACCCCGCCAAGGTCAACGTCAACGGTGGCTCTATCGCCATGGGACATCCCTTGGGCGCCACGGGGTGCGCAATCCTTGGCACGTTGCTCGACGAATTGGAGGTGCGTCGCCTGCGCTATGGCCTGGCAACCCTCTGTGTCGGCGGCGGCATGGGCATTGCCACCGTTATCGAACGCCTCTGA
- a CDS encoding translation initiation factor 2 codes for MKAIVPAAWVLIGLLSAFHMGGVVAAAPAQEKPTASATKDAPKKNAVAKKPSAKKAAPAKKKRAPIASKSKSAHEVAKTPLPPAKLDLSLPQEMVEKLQPPGKVVQSKREPLLPSMFGEKPGPFQLNGRLLSNEMQLPLRNQERNEVEGAALDFEFKQ; via the coding sequence ATGAAAGCCATTGTTCCTGCTGCCTGGGTTTTGATCGGCCTGTTAAGCGCCTTCCACATGGGGGGCGTCGTCGCGGCAGCCCCAGCGCAGGAAAAACCGACCGCCAGCGCCACGAAGGATGCGCCGAAAAAAAACGCAGTGGCCAAGAAGCCTTCTGCCAAGAAGGCGGCACCCGCGAAGAAGAAACGCGCGCCCATCGCCTCCAAGAGCAAATCCGCCCACGAGGTCGCCAAGACCCCATTGCCGCCGGCCAAGCTGGATTTGAGCCTGCCTCAGGAGATGGTCGAGAAACTGCAACCACCGGGGAAGGTGGTGCAGTCCAAGCGTGAGCCGCTCTTGCCGTCGATGTTCGGCGAGAAACCCGGGCCGTTTCAGCTCAATGGCCGTTTGTTGAGCAATGAAATGCAGCTGCCACTGCGCAATCAGGAGCGCAATGAGGTGGAAGGCGCGGCGCTGGACTTCGAATTCAAGCAATAA
- a CDS encoding circularly permuted type 2 ATP-grasp protein, with amino-acid sequence MIRSGFDEMYDASGQVRPHYQAFARWLAETPDELLAQRRREADLLFHRAGITFTLYGDEQGTERLIPFDTIPRSIPASEWRVVERGCIQRVKALNMFLADLYHEQRIIRAGIIPAEQVLANEQYQLAMQGLDLHRDIYAHICGVDLVRDGDGTYYVLEDNLRTPSGVSYILEDRKMMMRLFPELFAAQRIAPIDHYPNLLLDTLKSSSPLDDPSVVVLTPGRFNSAFFEHAFLAREMGVELVEGADLFVRDDKVFMRTTDGPKAVDVIYRRLDDAFLDPLAFNPDSMLGVPGLLSSYRSGNVVLANAIGTGVADDKSVYPFVTDMIRFYLDEEPILKNVPTWQCRNPAELSHVLANLPDLVVKETQGSGGYGMLVGPAATTAQIDAFRERIKAKPHAYIAQPTLSLSTCPTFVENGIAPRHIDLRPFVLSGRETRVVPGGLTRVALREGSLVVNSSQGGGTKDTWVVED; translated from the coding sequence ATGATCCGCAGCGGTTTTGATGAAATGTACGATGCCAGCGGCCAGGTCCGCCCGCATTACCAGGCGTTTGCCCGCTGGCTGGCTGAAACGCCTGACGAGCTGCTGGCGCAACGCAGGCGCGAAGCCGACCTGTTGTTTCATCGTGCTGGCATTACGTTCACGCTCTACGGGGACGAGCAAGGGACCGAGCGCCTGATCCCTTTCGACACGATCCCGCGCAGCATTCCGGCCAGTGAATGGCGGGTGGTCGAACGCGGCTGCATCCAGCGGGTCAAGGCGCTGAACATGTTCCTGGCCGACCTCTACCATGAACAACGGATCATCCGGGCCGGGATCATCCCCGCCGAACAGGTGCTGGCCAACGAGCAGTACCAACTGGCGATGCAGGGGCTTGATCTGCACCGTGACATCTATGCCCACATTTGCGGTGTCGATCTGGTTCGCGACGGTGACGGCACGTACTACGTGCTCGAAGACAATCTTCGTACGCCCAGCGGCGTCAGCTACATACTCGAAGACCGCAAGATGATGATGCGCCTGTTCCCCGAACTGTTCGCCGCCCAGCGCATCGCCCCCATCGACCATTATCCGAACCTGCTGCTCGACACCCTGAAAAGCTCCAGCCCGCTGGACGATCCCAGTGTCGTGGTGCTCACGCCGGGGCGTTTCAACAGCGCGTTCTTCGAGCACGCGTTCCTGGCCCGGGAGATGGGCGTGGAGTTGGTGGAAGGCGCCGACCTGTTCGTGCGCGATGACAAGGTGTTCATGCGCACCACCGACGGCCCAAAAGCGGTGGATGTGATCTACCGTCGCCTCGACGACGCGTTCCTTGACCCACTGGCCTTCAATCCGGACTCGATGCTCGGGGTGCCGGGCCTGTTGTCCTCCTACCGTTCCGGCAACGTGGTGCTGGCCAATGCCATCGGCACGGGTGTGGCGGACGACAAGTCGGTGTACCCGTTCGTCACCGACATGATCCGTTTTTACCTGGACGAAGAGCCGATCCTGAAGAACGTCCCGACATGGCAATGTCGTAATCCTGCCGAGCTGTCCCACGTATTGGCGAATCTTCCCGACCTGGTGGTCAAGGAAACCCAGGGCTCCGGCGGTTATGGAATGCTGGTGGGGCCGGCCGCGACGACGGCGCAGATCGATGCCTTTCGCGAGCGGATCAAGGCCAAGCCGCACGCCTACATCGCTCAGCCGACGCTGTCGCTCTCGACCTGCCCGACCTTTGTCGAAAACGGTATCGCCCCGCGCCACATCGACCTGCGGCCGTTTGTGCTGTCGGGGCGCGAGACCCGCGTGGTGCCTGGCGGGCTGACGCGGGTGGCGCTGCGCGAAGGCTCCCTGGTGGTGAATTCATCCCAGGGCGGTGGGACCAAGGACACTTGGGTCGTTGAGGATTGA
- a CDS encoding 3-hydroxyacyl-CoA dehydrogenase NAD-binding domain-containing protein — translation MTDAIRYETGQDRIVVLTLDMPGQSANTMNAVYREAMAACVARLQAEKDSIAGVIITSAKHTFFAGGDLNELITVGKPEAKAFYDMVLLLKAQLRALETLGKPVVAAINGAALGGGWEICLACHHRVALDLPSVQLGLPEVTLGLLPGGGGVVRMVRLLGLEKALPYLLEGKKVNAQQALQAGLIDELAKDRDELLAKSRAWILANPSVIQPWDAKGYRLPGGTPSDPKVAQMLAIAPSILRNKTQGCLPAPEKILCAAVEGAQVDFDTAHLIETRYFTELTTGQVAKNLIGTFWFQLNEIKAGGSRPQGFAPYLTKKVGVLGAGMMGSGIAYVSALAGIAVVLKDVDLAAAEKGKARSAALLDKKVARGQLSAEQREATLARIHPTDSNADLAGCDLIIEAVFEDRALKASVSAAAQAVVGVDAVIASNTSTLPITGLAMAVPDPTKFIGLHFFSPVEKMPLVEIIKGARTSDATLARGFDFVLQINKTPIVVNDSRGFFTSRVFASFTNEGIAMLGEGVSAPMIETEARKAGMPVGPLAISDEVSLSLMNHVRAQTAKDLRAEGKTPIEHPAFAVIDLLLNEYKRPGKAVGAGFYEYPANGQKYLWPSLKSRFEKADGQISPQDIRDRLLFIQALETVRCVEEGVLTSTADANVGSIFGIGFAAWTGGALQFINQYGLQDFVGRAQYLAEQYGERFSPPALLLGKASRHELF, via the coding sequence ATGACCGATGCCATTCGTTACGAAACCGGCCAGGACCGGATCGTCGTCCTGACCCTGGACATGCCGGGCCAGAGCGCCAACACCATGAACGCGGTGTACCGTGAGGCCATGGCCGCCTGCGTCGCCCGTTTGCAGGCCGAAAAGGACTCGATTGCCGGTGTGATCATCACCTCGGCCAAGCACACCTTCTTCGCGGGCGGTGACCTCAATGAATTGATCACGGTCGGCAAGCCCGAGGCCAAGGCTTTCTACGACATGGTCCTGCTGCTCAAGGCCCAACTGCGTGCCTTGGAGACCTTGGGCAAGCCCGTGGTGGCGGCTATCAATGGCGCGGCCCTCGGCGGTGGTTGGGAAATCTGCCTGGCCTGCCATCATCGCGTGGCCCTGGACTTGCCGTCGGTGCAGCTCGGTTTGCCGGAGGTCACGCTCGGCCTGTTGCCAGGTGGTGGTGGGGTGGTGCGGATGGTACGCCTGCTCGGTTTGGAAAAGGCCTTGCCGTATCTGCTCGAGGGCAAGAAGGTCAATGCGCAACAAGCGCTGCAGGCCGGTTTGATTGATGAGCTGGCGAAGGATCGTGACGAACTGCTGGCCAAATCCCGAGCCTGGATTCTTGCCAACCCCAGCGTCATCCAACCCTGGGATGCAAAGGGCTATCGACTGCCGGGCGGCACGCCGTCCGACCCGAAAGTTGCGCAAATGCTGGCAATCGCCCCTTCGATCCTGCGAAACAAGACCCAGGGTTGCCTGCCAGCACCGGAGAAAATCCTCTGCGCAGCGGTGGAGGGCGCCCAGGTTGATTTCGACACCGCGCACCTGATCGAAACCCGCTACTTCACCGAATTGACCACCGGCCAGGTGGCGAAGAACCTGATCGGCACCTTCTGGTTCCAGCTCAACGAGATCAAGGCTGGAGGCTCTCGCCCACAAGGCTTTGCGCCTTATCTGACGAAAAAAGTCGGCGTGCTCGGCGCGGGCATGATGGGGTCGGGTATCGCCTATGTCAGCGCCTTGGCTGGCATTGCCGTGGTACTCAAGGATGTCGATCTGGCTGCGGCCGAGAAGGGCAAGGCCCGTTCGGCGGCGTTGCTGGATAAAAAGGTCGCCCGCGGCCAACTCAGCGCCGAGCAGCGCGAAGCCACGCTGGCGCGAATTCACCCCACCGACAGCAACGCGGACCTGGCCGGCTGCGACCTGATCATCGAAGCGGTGTTTGAAGATCGCGCCCTGAAAGCCAGCGTGTCGGCCGCCGCCCAGGCGGTGGTGGGCGTTGATGCGGTGATCGCTTCCAACACCTCGACTTTGCCCATCACCGGCCTGGCCATGGCTGTGCCGGACCCGACGAAGTTCATCGGCCTGCACTTCTTCAGCCCGGTGGAAAAAATGCCCCTGGTGGAGATCATCAAGGGCGCGCGCACCAGTGACGCGACCCTGGCCCGGGGTTTTGATTTTGTCCTGCAGATCAACAAGACGCCGATTGTGGTCAACGACAGTCGCGGTTTCTTTACGTCCCGGGTCTTTGCCAGCTTTACCAATGAGGGCATCGCCATGCTCGGCGAGGGCGTGAGTGCACCAATGATCGAGACCGAAGCGCGCAAGGCCGGGATGCCGGTCGGGCCTTTGGCGATCTCCGACGAAGTTTCCCTCAGCCTGATGAACCATGTCCGCGCGCAAACTGCCAAGGACCTGCGCGCAGAAGGGAAAACGCCGATTGAGCACCCGGCGTTCGCCGTGATCGACTTGCTGCTCAACGAATACAAGCGACCGGGCAAGGCCGTTGGCGCCGGTTTCTATGAATACCCGGCCAATGGGCAAAAGTACCTGTGGCCGTCGCTCAAAAGCCGCTTCGAGAAAGCCGACGGGCAGATTTCCCCGCAGGATATCCGTGATCGCCTGCTGTTCATCCAGGCCCTGGAAACCGTGCGCTGCGTGGAGGAGGGGGTGCTGACTTCGACGGCTGACGCCAACGTCGGCTCGATCTTCGGAATCGGCTTCGCCGCCTGGACTGGTGGTGCGCTGCAGTTCATCAATCAATATGGCCTGCAAGACTTTGTCGGTCGCGCCCAGTATCTGGCCGAGCAATACGGCGAGCGTTTCTCACCACCGGCCTTGTTGTTGGGGAAAGCCTCCCGCCACGAACTGTTCTGA
- a CDS encoding ribonuclease E inhibitor RraB: protein MSTAYQEDISTSVLRRMKEGGFDFSRFHPIEFYAIFPDEERARRAAGHFRGESLNAQISARDDGAWSLELSRVMYATYDDIGDFEQDFEAVVEPLGGVIEGWGVKQEIRRLQA from the coding sequence ATGAGCACAGCCTATCAAGAAGACATCAGCACCAGCGTATTGCGCCGCATGAAAGAAGGCGGTTTCGATTTTTCCCGATTCCATCCCATTGAGTTCTACGCCATTTTCCCGGACGAGGAGCGGGCGCGCAGGGCGGCAGGTCATTTTCGGGGAGAGTCGTTGAACGCGCAGATCAGTGCACGGGACGACGGGGCTTGGTCATTGGAACTGAGCCGGGTGATGTACGCCACTTACGATGACATTGGCGACTTCGAGCAAGACTTTGAGGCAGTCGTCGAACCCTTGGGTGGTGTGATCGAGGGCTGGGGTGTCAAGCAAGAGATCCGACGCCTGCAGGCCTGA
- a CDS encoding PLP-dependent aminotransferase family protein, which translates to MTNLLLYQRIAQQLAEDIRRGVYQPGERVPSVRKMSSQLNVSHATVLQAYANLEDQGLIRARPQSGYYVHQTPALTAPTPDIARVERPGLVTRSSIIQQVLVESRREGVFPLGAAVPSVDYLPVRALHQQLAKVTRFHSPRAFSYMFSPGFEPLRRQVAIRMRDAGVVVDPSEVVITHGCVDALQMSLRVLTRPGDLIAAESPTYYGLLQLADLLGLKVIEIPSDPVTGMSLEALQLAANQWSIKALVLTTRLSNPLGGTMPEERQKQLLRLASDFDIQIVEDDIYGELMFEQGRTKALKAYDRLDRVIYCSSFSKTLSPGVRIGWMIAGKFQQEIQRLQTFSTHSACSVTQMGIAAYLENGGYDRHLRYIRQEYRKNLSAFQLAVQQYFPEGTQMSRPTGGFILWVSLPGRVNTQELHVRALQQGISIAPGLIFSNTEQFNHCIRLNCGTPWNREAERALMTLGLLATQLCQETANGFL; encoded by the coding sequence ATGACCAACCTTCTGCTCTATCAACGTATTGCTCAACAACTGGCTGAAGACATCCGGCGCGGTGTGTATCAGCCCGGTGAGCGCGTGCCGTCGGTGCGCAAGATGAGCTCGCAGCTCAACGTCAGCCATGCCACGGTGCTGCAGGCCTACGCCAACCTTGAAGACCAGGGGCTGATCCGCGCGCGGCCGCAGTCGGGCTACTACGTGCACCAGACGCCGGCCCTGACGGCGCCGACGCCGGACATCGCCCGGGTAGAGCGTCCGGGGCTGGTGACGCGCAGCAGCATCATCCAACAGGTATTGGTCGAGTCGCGCCGTGAAGGGGTGTTTCCCCTGGGGGCGGCGGTGCCAAGTGTCGACTATCTGCCTGTCCGGGCCTTGCATCAGCAATTGGCCAAGGTCACGCGCTTCCACAGCCCGCGGGCGTTCAGCTACATGTTCAGCCCGGGCTTCGAGCCGTTGCGCCGCCAAGTGGCGATTCGCATGCGCGATGCCGGCGTCGTGGTGGACCCCTCCGAGGTGGTGATCACCCACGGCTGCGTCGATGCGCTGCAGATGTCCTTGCGGGTGCTGACGCGGCCGGGGGACTTGATCGCCGCCGAGTCGCCGACCTATTACGGCTTGCTGCAACTGGCGGACCTGTTGGGTCTCAAGGTCATCGAGATCCCCAGCGACCCGGTCACCGGCATGAGCCTGGAGGCCTTGCAGCTGGCGGCCAACCAGTGGTCGATCAAGGCGCTGGTGCTGACCACGCGCCTGAGCAATCCTCTGGGCGGCACCATGCCGGAGGAGCGGCAAAAGCAACTGCTGCGCCTGGCGTCGGACTTCGACATCCAGATCGTCGAAGACGATATCTATGGCGAGTTGATGTTCGAGCAGGGGCGTACCAAGGCCCTCAAGGCCTACGACCGGTTGGATCGGGTCATCTACTGTTCGAGTTTTTCCAAGACGTTGTCGCCGGGGGTGCGCATCGGCTGGATGATCGCGGGGAAATTCCAGCAGGAAATCCAGCGGCTCCAGACCTTCAGCACTCATTCGGCGTGCAGCGTCACGCAGATGGGGATTGCCGCGTACCTGGAAAACGGCGGCTACGACCGGCACTTGCGCTATATCCGTCAGGAGTACCGCAAGAACCTCAGCGCCTTTCAGTTGGCGGTGCAGCAGTACTTCCCCGAAGGCACGCAGATGAGCCGTCCCACTGGGGGCTTCATCCTGTGGGTCAGCCTGCCGGGGCGGGTCAATACCCAGGAGTTGCATGTGCGGGCGTTGCAACAAGGCATCAGTATCGCGCCAGGGCTGATTTTCAGTAACACCGAGCAGTTCAACCACTGCATTCGCTTGAACTGCGGCACTCCCTGGAACCGTGAGGCGGAGCGGGCCTTGATGACGCTGGGGCTATTGGCCACTCAATTGTGCCAAGAGACGGCCAACGGATTTCTTTAG